A section of the Tumebacillus amylolyticus genome encodes:
- a CDS encoding PRC-barrel domain-containing protein, with translation MRKARDLLGLPVVDLELGENIGEVRDVLFSPEGTFHSFLLERGGLLSVARILSRGALHSIGEDAIITQSRSSIEEYRDEVGLIRSLIDGDIHFVGKDVLTTSGTLLGSVEDVYLDENLHTIVGYEISEGFLMDLRQGRKLLHASPTIMMGADNLIVPDDTELTEAL, from the coding sequence ATGAGAAAAGCCAGAGATTTGCTGGGACTACCGGTGGTGGATTTGGAGCTTGGTGAAAACATCGGCGAAGTGCGCGACGTCCTGTTCTCTCCGGAAGGCACGTTTCACAGCTTTCTCTTGGAACGCGGCGGATTGCTCTCCGTCGCCCGCATTCTCAGCCGAGGAGCGTTGCACAGCATCGGTGAGGACGCGATCATCACGCAGAGCCGATCCTCGATTGAGGAGTACCGTGACGAAGTGGGCTTGATACGCAGCCTGATCGACGGGGATATTCATTTCGTGGGCAAGGACGTTTTGACGACGAGCGGAACGTTACTGGGATCGGTGGAAGATGTTTACTTAGATGAAAATTTGCACACAATTGTAGGGTACGAGATCTCGGAAGGATTTCTCATGGACCTGAGACAAGGACGGAAATTGTTGCATGCAAGTCCCACGATCATGATGGGTGCGGACAATTTGATCGTCCCCGACGACACCGAACTCACCGAGGCCTTGTGA
- a CDS encoding cysteine desulfurase family protein, whose protein sequence is MKIYLDNAATTAVAPGVRQAMEPFLGDMYGNPSSVHQAGRQAKAAVEGAREQVAQVLHASPLEIVFTSGGTEADNSALIGAALARQEFGKHIVTTSIEHHAVLNTCEFLEQLGFEVTYVDPELNGIVPLEAVEKALRPDTQVISVMMVNNETGAIQPVEQIGALARERGIVMHTDAVQALGLLELDVEKLNVDLLSISGHKIHAPKGIGALYVHHNLKWTPFLHGGNQERKRRGGTENLLGIVGMGEAVRLSQGERETKLSHIRELRTTMLQVFEQELDPTLYVINSPEQSIPSILNVSFPGVMAERLLMNLDMQGIAASSGSACTAGALQPSHVLTAMGLSQDEVMSAIRFSFSGHNTVDEVREAAQKTADVVKRLHR, encoded by the coding sequence ATGAAGATTTACCTCGACAACGCGGCGACCACCGCCGTCGCTCCCGGTGTGCGACAAGCGATGGAACCCTTCTTGGGTGACATGTACGGCAATCCGTCCAGCGTTCACCAAGCAGGACGACAGGCGAAAGCGGCCGTGGAGGGGGCGCGGGAGCAGGTGGCCCAAGTTCTGCATGCTTCACCTTTGGAAATCGTCTTCACCAGCGGCGGCACGGAGGCGGACAACTCGGCCCTGATCGGTGCGGCGTTGGCCCGTCAAGAGTTTGGCAAGCACATCGTCACGACGAGCATCGAGCATCATGCCGTGTTGAATACCTGTGAATTTTTGGAGCAGTTAGGGTTTGAGGTGACCTACGTAGACCCGGAGTTGAACGGAATCGTACCCCTTGAAGCGGTGGAAAAAGCATTGCGTCCCGACACGCAAGTAATCTCCGTCATGATGGTCAACAACGAGACCGGAGCGATCCAGCCGGTTGAACAGATTGGAGCGCTCGCACGGGAGCGGGGCATCGTCATGCACACCGATGCTGTACAAGCTCTGGGGTTGCTCGAACTCGACGTTGAGAAATTGAACGTCGATCTGCTCTCGATCTCCGGTCACAAGATTCACGCCCCCAAGGGGATCGGTGCGCTCTACGTACACCACAACCTCAAGTGGACTCCGTTTTTGCACGGTGGAAACCAAGAGCGAAAACGACGCGGGGGAACGGAGAATCTGCTCGGCATCGTCGGCATGGGGGAAGCGGTTCGACTCTCCCAGGGTGAGCGTGAGACGAAACTTTCCCACATCCGAGAGTTGCGAACCACGATGCTGCAAGTCTTTGAACAGGAACTGGACCCGACACTCTACGTGATCAATTCTCCGGAGCAGAGCATACCTTCGATCTTGAACGTCTCGTTTCCCGGTGTCATGGCGGAGCGGTTGTTGATGAATTTGGACATGCAGGGGATCGCGGCTTCCAGCGGTTCGGCTTGCACGGCGGGGGCTCTTCAACCTTCGCATGTGCTGACAGCGATGGGACTTTCGCAAGATGAGGTGATGTCGGCGATACGGTTCAGTTTTTCGGGGCACAATACAGTGGATGAAGTCCGTGAGGCCGCACAGAAGACGGCAGACGTGGTGAAACGTCTGCACCGCTAG
- the cymR gene encoding cysteine metabolism transcriptional regulator CymR has translation MKLSTKGRYGVTLMIDLGMFFGEGPVSLKSVAERQSLSEHYLEQLIAPLRNAGLVRSIRGAYGGYVLAKAPHEITVGDIIRVLEGPITIVEDPEEELADLWEKVRDSINTVLDGTNLKDLIEKKRHGGTNYMFYI, from the coding sequence ATGAAACTTTCAACTAAGGGACGTTATGGGGTCACATTGATGATCGACCTCGGCATGTTCTTCGGGGAAGGCCCCGTATCATTGAAATCGGTTGCAGAGCGTCAATCGCTTTCTGAACATTACTTGGAGCAGTTGATCGCACCGCTTCGCAATGCCGGATTGGTACGCAGCATCCGGGGCGCATACGGTGGCTACGTCCTGGCGAAAGCGCCGCATGAGATCACAGTCGGCGACATCATTCGCGTCCTTGAAGGGCCGATCACCATCGTAGAAGACCCCGAGGAAGAGCTGGCCGATCTCTGGGAAAAAGTTCGCGACTCCATCAACACGGTGTTGGATGGCACCAATCTCAAGGATCTCATTGAGAAAAAGCGCCATGGTGGCACGAATTACATGTTTTACATCTAA
- a CDS encoding YitT family protein: protein MQTETHTREQIPLTKNLTKKQEPYWQMFLRRLIIMNVGLLIMAFGIRGVIGANMGASPWDVLHIGVTLHTPLSFGVANQLVGLPMLAIACWMAKSWPKIGTLINILMLGPYCDWIKPLIPEQTHWYWMLLQFAVSVVIMGFGVGFYIASQLGAGPRDWLMLSINQKTGWSIRWVRTMIEVSAVIVGIFLGGPFSIGTILFSLTIGHPTEWGLKWATRVFQPYVQRREWDHETFN, encoded by the coding sequence GTGCAGACTGAGACCCATACTAGGGAACAGATTCCGTTGACGAAGAATTTGACCAAAAAGCAAGAACCGTACTGGCAGATGTTTCTGCGCAGACTGATCATAATGAACGTCGGCCTGCTCATCATGGCCTTTGGCATTCGCGGCGTCATTGGAGCCAACATGGGAGCTTCTCCATGGGACGTGTTGCACATTGGAGTGACGTTGCACACTCCGCTGTCCTTTGGGGTGGCGAACCAACTTGTCGGACTGCCGATGCTGGCGATTGCCTGTTGGATGGCGAAAAGTTGGCCCAAGATCGGCACGTTGATCAACATTCTCATGTTGGGGCCGTACTGTGACTGGATCAAACCGTTGATCCCGGAACAGACGCACTGGTATTGGATGTTGCTTCAATTTGCCGTTTCGGTGGTCATCATGGGCTTTGGTGTAGGGTTCTACATCGCGTCGCAACTGGGGGCAGGTCCCCGCGACTGGCTCATGTTGTCGATCAACCAGAAAACGGGGTGGAGCATCCGATGGGTACGGACGATGATTGAAGTCTCGGCGGTTATCGTCGGGATCTTCCTTGGCGGACCGTTCTCCATCGGGACGATTTTATTCTCCCTCACGATCGGACATCCGACGGAGTGGGGATTGAAATGGGCAACCCGCGTTTTTCAACCGTATGTACAGAGGAGAGAATGGGATCATGAAACTTTCAACTAA